The genomic segment GGCAACCGAGCAGTTCCCCGAACTGCGGTGGTACACCGAGCGCGCTCAGCTCATCCGGGCCCTAGCCGAGGCCACCGGGCACACCGCCTTGGCGCTTCGCAATCGGCAGTACCTCCAGCGCGATTACGCCGAGACTCCGCTGAACGAGTTCATTCCGTCCATCGCCGACCGCACTCGCGCGCGCCTCGCCCGGCTGCGTGTTGAGGCAGACCAGGGGGATGCCGCGTGACCACCGAGCCCTTGCCTGTCCCATCAGAGAGCGAGCTGTACCAGCAGATTGCCGATCGGGTGGCCTCGGCCGACACGGACCGGGTCCGGGAGGTGCTGGCCGAGCACGGTATCCACCTCACCAGTCCGCTGCCCGCGCGGCGCCAGTTGGTCGTGCATCGGCTGTACTGCGAAGGCACCAAGGTCGGTACCGATGACAACGACGGTCCGTTCACAGTGGACATTCCCCTGGGACCAGGGCCATGGGCCATCGCCAGCACCATCAACAACGCCGGCAAGTCGAGCCTGTTGTGGGCTCTGAGTTTCGCCCTGCGTGGGGAGGGCTTCGATGCGTTCCGCCGACCCGAGACGGTGCGCTGGTTCTCGTACGTGCGTGCCGATATCGAGGTTGCTGGCGTCGCCGTGTCCGTCCGACTGACCTTCGAACAGCCTGACCACCCCAGCGCCCGGCTGCTCACCGCTGACACCCTCGAGCACCTCACCGATCTGGAAGGCCGCCAGGAGAGCGGCCCAGCCGTGCGCGTCGCGGCAACCGCCGAGCCGGACGGCGTCAAGGAGCTCATCGACCGCTTCATGCTCGAGCGGCTCGGTCTGCGGCCGCTCTCGCTGTGGACGGCAGAGGTTGGCGCACCGAAGGACGCCAAGGGCAGACGCGACAGCGTTGAGCGGATCCACGGCTGGGCCAGCTACTTCTACGCCATCGCGCTGAACTCGGCGAATGCCAGCATCCTGCTCGGTCCCACGGCGATCGGCCAGCTTCCCGTCAAGCTGATGCAGCTCTTCCTCGACGTCCCTTACGCCTCCGAGCTCACCCATCTCACCACCGCCCGCAGGAAAGAGGACCAGGAAAGCCACCGCATCCAGCGCCGGGCCAAAGAGGATGCCCAAGCCCGCGCGCAGCAAACCGAACCGCTTCGTCGGGCGCTCGCGGTCGCCGAGGACCGGGTGGCGGCCCTGGAAGCCAGCCAGCCCGACCTGACGGAGCTGCTCGCCAACGTCGACGCGGCGGCCCGCCAGATGGCCGCCGCCCAAGTAGTCCACCAGCAGGCCGAGGAACAGTACGCCACCGCGCGCAAAGCCAGCCTGAAGGACGAGAAAGCGGCCCGCCGAGCACGGCAGAGTAACGCCGCGCGGCTCCTCCTAGGCGCCCTTGACCCGGAGGCATGCCCGCGCTGCGACCACGAGATTAACGATGCCCGACGGGCCGCCGAGGAGACCGAGCACCGCTGCTCGGTGTGCGCTCATCCGCTGCCCGAGGTGCAGGAAGAGCCTGAGGCCCAGGCCCAGCTGCTCCAGCGCCTGGACGACCGCGTGGAGGCCTCGCGTAAGGCCCAAGACACTGCCTGGCAAGCCGTTGACTCCGCCACCGCCGCATTGAGCGAGAGTCGCGCCGCCTACGACCAGGCGAATGCCCGCCTTGCGGCGGCGCGCTCAGGGGACTGGTACACCGACTTGGAAGCTGCTCGGCAGGAGGTTCACCAACTCCGAGGGGCACTTGCTATCGCCACAGGCAGCGGAGCAGGGCTACCAGCCGTGGTCGGCGACTACGTCACCTCCTCAACGGCAGCGGCCAGCGCACCGACCGCTGAGACCGACGACGACATCCTCGCAGCCGCTGCTGACGTGCTGTCGAACGTGGTCTCACAGCACAGCAAGGCTTTATTCGCCGACCTCAACGACGAGATCGTCACGATCGCCCGCGATCTCGGGGTGGCCAACCTCACGAGTGTGAACCTCGGCCTGAACGGAAACCTGAACGCCATGAAGTCCGGCGGCCGCCACCGGTTCTCCGCATTCAGTCCGACCGACCGTCTGCGCATGCGGATCGCAGCCGTGGTTGGCATGATCAAGGTCGGCCGCAGCCGCGGCATCATGTCCCACCCCGGACTGCTGCTGATAGATGCCCCTACCGCTGAGGAGCTCTCCCGCGAGAACGCGCGCCTGGCCATCCAGACGCTCTACGACACCGCCGCCACGGACCCTGACATCCAGGTCGTGATCACTTCGATCGAAGAGGCGGTGTGGGAAATCTTCCCCAAGGACCGTATCGTGACCGCCCCCGACAAGCGGCAGCTCTTCTAGAGTCCGGACCGGAGGAATACCCGGAGAACGCACAGCAACGAGGAGGGAGGCATCGTGCACGCCATCGACGAACGCCTGGCCAGCTGGGCGGCAAGCGCCTCCCGATCCCAGCTCCGTGACGGGCCCACGGTGGACGACCTCGGAGGCATCGACCGGGTCCTCGCCGCCGCCGACGACCTCGCCAGCGGTCCCTTCCTGCATCATCTCATCCAGGCGGCTGCACATCACCTGGACGTGGCCGGCAGCGAAGCGGGTAAGCCGCTGCGCGATGCCATCCTCACCGGTCTGCGGGCCAACAACAATCACGCCGCGTTCGCCAGTGCCACCGACGCCCTCACCACTTACCCCGCCCTGGCCCGCGAGCTCGGCACCCCCCTCGCCCGGATTCTGCTTACCCGCTTTCGGGATGCCCAGGACGCCGAAGACGACCCCGCCCTTGCCCTCATCGCTGCCGAAGCCGCGGACTGCCTCGTCCAGCTCACCCTGGCCGGCATCACCAGCGCCGCTAGGGTCCTCGGCGCCATGGACGAGGCCACCGAGGACCCGGCAGCTCTACCCGAGGCCTTCGTCACCCGCCTCCCTCGGCTGCTCGGCGTCCTCGATGCCCACCACCCCGGCGCCGGGCTCCGCGAAGCCCTGGAACGCTGCCTGATGCTCGACTACACCTGCCGGGACGCGGCCTTCGAACTGGCTCTCGGCGACCTGCGCCAGGCGCTGGAACAGGACCAGTACGCTCCCATGGTCGAGCAGCTCAGGAGAACTCAGCGCCGCCTGGCTGAACTGATCGCTCTCGACCCGGAGCGCCTCGACGCCCAGCTTTACCACGCGGCCATCAATGCCGTCCTTGGCCTGTCCGCACCCGATGCCCCCACGCGGGTACCGGCCGCCGCAGCCACCTTGCGCGACGTCCTCCAGCGCTACCGTTCCTGGCGCTACCGCACCCGCATCCCCGGCTGGGCGCAACCTCGCCAAAGCGACATCGTCGCCTGGTCGGAACTCACCGTCCTCCTGGAAGCGGCCGCAACGCACATGGGGCATGACGACCCATGGTTCGGCGAGGGCCACGGCATCCTCACCGCGCTGCTACGCGCTTACACCGCGCACAACACCGTCGCTGTTCTCACCGGCAACTCCGCGGCCTTAGTGGTCGACACCCTGGTGGCGCCGGTTATCGAAGACGCCTTTCTGCAGCAAGAGCACCGGCAGCGCATCCTGCGGCACGCCCTGGACCACGACGAGGAACTCCGCAGCGACCCAGCGGCCCAGCAGCTCCACGCCGCCCTCCTCCAGCGCACCAGGACAGACGATCCTTCGCCTGGGCGGGCGAGTGATCAGGGAAAAGCGCGACGCTGGCAGCTGCTGGCACATCAACTCCCAAACGACTTCGCTAACTTGGTTGACCAGACCCCCGAGCACGTCCTAGACCGGCTGGAACTGGCACTACGGACCCACGACGACGTCCGGGCGAGCATCGCCGATCCTAAGTACAGCCGTCTCATGGACCGCTTACTCCGTCAACTCCAGGAGTCCCACGACTGGCTGCCCCGCATCGCCGTCGAGTTCACCGTCCTGCTAGAAGTGACGATCCGCTACGCCTACCTCTGCTACGACATCGGCCGGAAGATGGGCGGCTCTTACACCGAGTTCTTGCGCCGACGCGATAAGGATGGCAAGAAGCAAAAGGTCGACGAAGCCCTCTTCCACCAGCACTACCGGGAAGTGCTGACCTACTCCGCGCTGTTCGGTGTAGTCCACTCCGAAGTGATCGACAAAGGCGGCGGTCGAGCCGACATCCTCGTATCCTTCGGCGCGGTCCAGTTCAACGTCGAATGCAAGATCGAAGAAGAGGACGCCAGCGAAGCTGGGTTACGGCACTACGTCGCTCAGGCGGCCGAATACCAAAACACCAACGCCGCCTTCGCGATCCTCCTCGCCCTCGACAAGACAGTAGGATCCGAAGGGGCCGTCAACCTCTTCGACAGCATCTGGATTGAACCTGTCAGGCGAACCGGCGAACGCGGACCTTGCCTTGTTGTGATTGTCCGTATCCCGGGAGGACGCGAGAATCCCAACCTGCTACGCCCTGCACCGGTGCCGGAACCAAAATAAACGCACAGCTCAAGGCGCCCCTGTGTCTGAGTTCGGCCCTGAAAGCCGCGCTTGATGGCACTCCTCTCGGTGGCGTCCGCGCATGTGGGAGGTGGGGCTCCATGTCGTGAGACTTCGGCCACGAAGCTGATTTTTGGTCGTCACAGTAGCGGGGGGTTAGTCTCCGACGGCCGACGAAGCGAGGGACGTGGAGAGGATGTCGCGTAGGGGGTGCCATTCTCGTTGGGGAGTAAGTTAAAGGTGCTCTCCAAGGGAGTGGAGTCGAAAGGGTAAGCCGGTAGCAATCAACCCCATGTATTATGGCGGCACCCTGCTACGGGAGCATGGTGGCTTCCAGTAGTGGTTGAGGTACGGGCCCAAAGATGGGTGCTCGAAACCGTCGGGTTCGACTTTGTTGCGTGCAGCGACCGCACAGTCAGACACATCTGGGTCGCACGCGCGTCAGGTGATTTCTTCGCCCTCTGGTGAGCGCCAACCTCCGCGATATGTCGCTGCAGTCAATTTACCGTCTTCCGTTTCCAGCTTAGATCTCTCGTAGTTTACCCAGTCGAGAAATTCCGTGCCATCGATGTCGAGCGATCGTACGTACGCCATACTATAAGGTCCGTCTCACCAACACATATGGCTCCGGAAAGCGACAGCCTTGATACATCGATACCGTGAAAGTCGAGATCAATCAGAGTGGCTCCCCTGAGATCGACGTGTTCAACCTCGGACCACCGATCTGCGTTCCCCTCGAGTATCCACCTATCGTCAATAATGACAGGGCCTCTGAACAGATGTTCATGAACCAGACGCTGTATCGCCGCGCGAACTTGCCATTCCTCAAGGGTTCCGTCTTTATGTTGAATGCGAATATTGGGATGGCCAGAACTTGTTGGCGGTTCGAACGGCATGCGCAGGTAGGCACAGAGGACGTTGATGATTCTTTGTCTCTCTTGTGGGTTGCCTTGCGCTAAGCGTTCAAGCGCGTACACGCCAGCCATGCGGACGGGGGCACGTTCCGAGGAGAGTTGATCGGCGGCGGCCGTGTACAGCTCGGTAACGCGCTGTTCGGCAGCGTCAGCTTCAGTGTGGCGTTGAGTGTGTTCGGCAAGCCATTGTCGCCGGCTGTTGAGCACGAGGATGGCAATGCCGACGAGCCCCGCACCGAGTGTGAGGGCGGTGCGGATGGCTTCGATGCGGGTCATGGAGCGCTCTTGTGGTTGGTGTGGCTGCTCGGCAATGTCAAGCAACCACGCCAGGCTGAGTCCCGTGGCGGCAAGGACCGCTACGGCGATGAGCACACCCCACCACCATCGCAATGGCCGTACTTCCCGCCGGGTGTCAGGGTGCCGAGTCACGGCGCGCAAGACCCCGATGATTATGAGCACGGTAAGGCCGCTGGTCAGGACCCACTCGGAGAATCCCCATGTGCTGACGAACGTTGCGGCGGTGGTCAGCCAGCTGGCCGGGATCGCGGTGACGGCCCCGGCCAGGACGAAGGCGAGGGCGAGCAGGCTTGTCCGCTTCGCAGTGCGGGTCCGTACTGCCTCTGCAACTGAGATTCGCCGGTGGAGCACAGGATCATGCTGGCACAGTTCCCGCCTCACGTGCGGCATTGTCGGCGACAAGGGCGGTGTGGCAGACGTCGAGGCTTTGGTAGATGCCGTATCAGGTGTTGTCTTTGCTGGATGCCGTGATTGGGACCGAGTGGCCGGCGGATGTGGGCGTTCATGTCGTGCGAGCTCGAGCTCCGTCTCACGCGAGACGCGGAGAGCTGCCGACGCTTCCGCCGTCTCCGTGGGCTGCCTGCTGATGCTGAACAGCCTACGCTGTTCATCCTGGGTTCTTGGTGATCACCACACCACAAGCAGGGGCACGGCAAGCCACAGGCACCAGCCGTTGAAAGCCAACCATGCGAGAGTCCATAGCAAGACAGGGATGCCGGTCTGGTCAGCGAAGTTTTCCCCATCAGGGGGCCGCCATGCTCGAGAAGGTAACGCCCGATCGCGACTTTCAATAGGTGGATGCCTTCGCAGATCAGCAGTACCCATGCGAGGGCGGCCACGATTGTGGCTTGCAGCCCTGGCGGGCCCCACCACAAGGTCGCGGCGGTGGCGCAGCCGATGGCAGTAGTGAGGTCGGCGGTCATTATGGTGCGACGACAGTAGATTGCGGCCTGAGTCCGGTTTAATTCGCTGCACTGCTGACAATCTTCACCCGTTCGGAGGAGTGCCTGGCCGCCCCGATCACGCCTACGCACTGCTGCGGCCGAGCTCGTCGACGCTGGCCTGCAACATCTGACTTGGCTCGACGCTGGTCGCGGCAGCTGCGTGGTGGCTGGGGCGACCTAGCTCTCGTGTTGACGTTGTGTATAGACGCGTTGCCTTGGGCAGCGGATAGCCTATGTTTCGTGGCTGACGAGCATGGCGCGTGGCAAACGTTCGGCGAGCGGCTGGTCTATGACAACCGTTGGGTGCGGTTGGGGTTGGTCGACGTGCAGGCTCCCAACGGCAACCGGTGGGAGTACCACGTCGTTCACCTGGCGCGGATCGCGATCGCGCTGGTGGTGAACGAGCGGGACGAGGCGTTGATGCTGTGGCGGTATCGGTTCGCCACGGACCAGTGGGGCTATGAGCTGCTCGGTGGCCTGGTTGACGATGGCGAGGACTCCGCTGCTACGGCTGCGCGGGAGGCTGCTGAGGAGAGTGGTTGGCGTCCGTTGGGGGATGGGGAGCATCTCGTCAGCTTCGAGCCGCTTCCTGGTCAGGTCACCGCGCCGATGGACATCTACCTGTGGCGCGGTGCTGAGCACATCGGCGACCCCACCGACACCGAAGAAGTCGGCCGGGTGGAGTGGGTGCCGTTGTCGCGGGTCAACGAGCTTGCGCAGCGACAGGAGCTTCTTGGTTCGGGCACGCTGGTCGCGCTGCTGTACTACCTGAACTCACAGAAGTCGTGAGCCGCTCATCGGCAACACAAGGCCGCTGAGACGTCGTAAATGCCGGTCGGACCTGATCTGTTTGCCGAGTTGGCGTGCTTGGCGTGCGTAGTGCTGGGCTTGGTCGCGGTTGCCTGCGGCGGCGTGCGCGAACGCGAGGTCGACCATCATGGCGACGCGAGCACGCACAAACGCCTTCGGCAATCGCGGTAGAGCCTCGGTGAGGTGTTCCACCGCATCCGGCTCGCCCAGCTTGGCCATGGCGTTGCCGCGCCAGCGGTCGAGGTGGGAGTCACCGAGGAACAGGAACGGCAACGACGCGTCGTTCGGGTCGGTCGGCAGCAGGGTGTGTGCGGTATCGAACGCCCGTAGTGCCTCGTCGCGGTGCCCGGCGGCGGCAAAGCCTTCGCCGCTTGCGGCTGTCAGCCACGCTCGCAGCAGCGGCGGCACCGCGCCCTCACCCAAGGAGCGCGCGTGTTCAAGCTGCTCGACCGCGTGCTGACTTTCGCCGATGTCGATGAGCACGAACGCCTGTTCCGCGAGCGCGTGCGCCAAGGCGGTCGTGGAACCGAACTCCCGTGCGGCGGCCTTCGCGCGTTCGTAGTGGTTCCATGCTTGGCTGATGGCGTTGCGGTCGAGGGCGACCCACCCCGCGAGCGTGGATGCCTCGGTGAGCACACCCGCGAGCGCTTCCCGTTGGCCGCGTGCGGTGCTGAAGCTCAACAGGTCTTCGATCTGGCCGATGAGGCTGCGGAGCTGCTCCAACAGGGTGAGGCCACCGAACTGCCGGTCGACCTTGCGGGCGTTGTCGATCTGCTGCCGGAACGCCTCGACTGCCGCGCCGTCGACGCTGCGGGCGAGAGCGAGCCGTGAGCGTAGCTCGCTGACCTCGTCGTCCTCATCGTCGGTGGGGAAGCCGAGTTCCTCGTTGGTGCGGCCGTAGATGTCACGGAACAGTCGCTGGTACGGCTCGCTGACCTGCTCGTGGCCGTTCTCCCACCGCGACAGCTTCGTCTTCAGGCTGGTCTGCTCCATCACGGGCACACCGAGCGCATCCGCACGTCGAATCAACAACGTGATGACGTCAGCGGCTTTGTAGTCGAGCTGTTTGCGGACGGCTTGCAGTTTCGTCGCGGCCATCAGTTATCACCGTGCCGATAATCGCGCTGACCTGCGAAGTTATTCCTGGTTAATGGATTCGTTGTTAACTTCTGCCACCTGCGAATAACGCGTCCGCTGCCGTTTCCTGGACTCATGAACGGAGAAAGCGAGCAACGCGAGACCGGCATCAGCGGCCTACCGGAGTCGCCCGCGCTGGACCGGTTTGGACAGAGCGGCCACGTCGGCGGCCATCGCGTCCACGCGGTTGGTCAACTCCTCCAGCCGGCCTTCGATGGCATTGAGGTGCGCCAGGATGCGGTCGGTGGCATCGTCGCCGGTTTCGCCTGGCCGCAATGGTTTCCGACCCGCGAGGACGGCGGCCAGGTGGCCGGGATGCCACTCCAGCGCCAGCGACAACGCCTCCAGTGTTCGTGCGCTACGTCGGCGTTCCACCGTGTGGTGCTGGATCTCGCGGATGATCGCTTGCGAGACGTGCGAGCGTTCCGCCAGTTCGCGTTGACGAAGACCGAGCGTGTGCATGCGCTCGTTGATTGCCCTCGCGACCGCCGCCCAGTCTTCGGTCACCCATTCCTCCGTGGTCCGCCTCGGACGCGAGGTTAACGCTCGACCCGGCCTACGTGGGGCCGACCTCGCGGAAATCGCATCAGTCTGCTCATTTATGCGCTGACATCACTTCTTTTTTCAGCTGAAATCAACTCGAAGGAATTCATTCGTGGATACCCCTATGCCCAAAACGGGCCAGCCGGTGTTCTACACAGTCCGAGAAGCCGCGCAGATCGTGCGCGTTGACCCGTCGACCCTCTACCGCGCCATCCGCGAGGACGCGTTTCCTGCGGTGCGCGTCCGCTACCGCTACGTCATTCCGGCTGCCGCGCTCGACCGCCTCATCACCGAGGCCGCTGAGTCCGGTGGCTGTGTCGACCCCGCCCGCATCGTGGCCGAACGCCGCGCCGCTCGGGAGGTCGCTCGTCT from the Saccharomonospora azurea NA-128 genome contains:
- a CDS encoding NUDIX domain-containing protein; translation: MADEHGAWQTFGERLVYDNRWVRLGLVDVQAPNGNRWEYHVVHLARIAIALVVNERDEALMLWRYRFATDQWGYELLGGLVDDGEDSAATAAREAAEESGWRPLGDGEHLVSFEPLPGQVTAPMDIYLWRGAEHIGDPTDTEEVGRVEWVPLSRVNELAQRQELLGSGTLVALLYYLNSQKS
- a CDS encoding tetratricopeptide repeat protein is translated as MAATKLQAVRKQLDYKAADVITLLIRRADALGVPVMEQTSLKTKLSRWENGHEQVSEPYQRLFRDIYGRTNEELGFPTDDEDDEVSELRSRLALARSVDGAAVEAFRQQIDNARKVDRQFGGLTLLEQLRSLIGQIEDLLSFSTARGQREALAGVLTEASTLAGWVALDRNAISQAWNHYERAKAAAREFGSTTALAHALAEQAFVLIDIGESQHAVEQLEHARSLGEGAVPPLLRAWLTAASGEGFAAAGHRDEALRAFDTAHTLLPTDPNDASLPFLFLGDSHLDRWRGNAMAKLGEPDAVEHLTEALPRLPKAFVRARVAMMVDLAFAHAAAGNRDQAQHYARQARQLGKQIRSDRHLRRLSGLVLPMSGSRLL
- a CDS encoding helix-turn-helix domain-containing protein; translation: MPKTGQPVFYTVREAAQIVRVDPSTLYRAIREDAFPAVRVRYRYVIPAAALDRLITEAAESGGCVDPARIVAERRAAREVARLSGGAAW